Proteins from one Mucilaginibacter jinjuensis genomic window:
- a CDS encoding cell shape determination protein CcmA: MKTILNIKYHLVLAGLLILGLASCKKDDNGGVGGTTGGKGAPTITSVRTVNKTLNDTVTATYTTYDSKGNATTTTSSNPTTQIVAFDSTTTTGKLGNYYAVMGSNLGSTTTIQLNGVSIYFNRALNSDNTVIFNIPSTVPYVQPQPNTLVITTLYGSVTYKFTVLPPAPTVVSVSDYNFVEGRQLTLTGSGLSSVTAVALKGTTVSATIVSKSDKQLVIKMPATTASRATLLFSYTSGSNTLQAATTQEFVDIDNNYAVFAKDAFQNSWADNSWSGPSGVVTGPSVSGTKSLKATYPAGGWQIEGWANWYPSFPYDAAYKFLTFWVKGGTVDHVLNIQGDKMANGYGQNQTSTPVKVPANVWTYVKIPLDPPSATVADNATTLNFWKTGTPAQQLGFFLKGQTGDVNETMYFDEVLFVK; encoded by the coding sequence ATGAAAACGATCTTAAACATAAAATATCACCTTGTACTGGCAGGCTTGCTGATACTGGGTTTAGCATCCTGTAAAAAGGACGATAATGGCGGCGTTGGTGGCACCACTGGCGGCAAAGGTGCGCCTACCATTACCAGTGTGCGCACGGTAAATAAAACGCTTAATGATACGGTTACAGCTACCTATACCACTTACGATTCGAAAGGTAACGCTACCACAACCACATCATCAAACCCAACAACCCAAATAGTAGCGTTTGATTCAACCACCACAACTGGTAAACTGGGGAACTATTATGCGGTTATGGGTAGCAATTTGGGTAGCACCACTACTATTCAGTTAAATGGTGTATCTATCTATTTTAACCGTGCGCTTAATTCAGATAATACGGTAATATTTAATATCCCATCTACTGTGCCTTACGTGCAGCCACAACCCAATACATTAGTTATAACTACGCTTTACGGCAGTGTTACCTATAAATTTACAGTATTGCCACCGGCACCAACTGTAGTTTCGGTATCAGACTATAACTTCGTTGAAGGCCGACAGCTTACGCTAACAGGTTCGGGGCTTAGTTCGGTAACGGCAGTTGCGCTTAAAGGGACCACAGTATCAGCAACTATTGTGTCTAAATCAGACAAACAACTGGTTATTAAAATGCCTGCAACCACAGCATCAAGAGCAACCTTATTGTTTAGCTATACTTCAGGCAGCAACACATTGCAGGCAGCTACCACACAGGAGTTTGTTGACATTGATAACAACTACGCAGTTTTCGCTAAAGACGCTTTCCAAAATTCATGGGCTGATAATTCATGGTCGGGGCCATCTGGTGTGGTAACCGGGCCTTCTGTATCTGGTACTAAATCTTTGAAGGCCACCTATCCGGCTGGGGGCTGGCAAATTGAAGGCTGGGCCAACTGGTACCCAAGCTTCCCTTATGATGCTGCTTACAAATTCTTAACTTTCTGGGTTAAGGGTGGTACGGTTGATCACGTATTAAATATCCAAGGAGATAAAATGGCAAATGGCTACGGGCAAAACCAAACCAGCACACCGGTAAAAGTACCGGCCAATGTGTGGACTTACGTTAAAATTCCGCTTGATCCGCCTTCGGCAACTGTGGCAGACAATGCAACAACGCTTAACTTCTGGAAAACCGGAACCCCTGCCCAACAGCTTGGTTTCTTCCTGAAAGGCCAGACCGGCGATGTTAATGAAACCATGTACTTCGACGAAGTATTGTTCGTAAAATAA
- a CDS encoding 4Fe-4S dicluster domain-containing protein: MAIKITDECINCGACEPECPNNAIYDAGAAWRFSDGTGLRGVIDFGDGNTLNAEETQAALSDDIYYIVPDKCTECVGFHDEPQCAAVCPVDCCVDDEDIRESEEELLAKKDWLHMGE; this comes from the coding sequence ATGGCGATCAAAATCACCGACGAATGTATAAACTGCGGGGCATGTGAACCGGAATGCCCGAATAACGCTATTTATGACGCTGGCGCAGCGTGGCGCTTTTCGGACGGAACAGGTTTACGCGGGGTTATTGATTTTGGCGATGGCAACACGCTAAACGCAGAAGAAACCCAGGCGGCCCTGTCTGACGATATATACTACATTGTTCCTGATAAATGTACCGAGTGCGTGGGTTTCCACGATGAGCCTCAGTGTGCAGCTGTTTGCCCTGTTGATTGTTGTGTTGACGACGAAGATATCCGCGAAAGCGAAGAAGAATTACTGGCTAAAAAAGATTGGCTTCACATGGGTGAATAA
- a CDS encoding acyl-CoA reductase produces MTLIDKNYIINVFTTLGQRLLSPDETLSAVINNEHYHNAWFTQTSVMQAVKAAGAMLNDLDIELWLNKYQHLPHSPKRIGLILAGNIPMVGFHDIICVLATGNIALIKLSSQDSRLIRHVLQMLVEIAPELSEQIIFTERLTDFDAVIATGSNNTSRYFDYYFGKVPNIIRKNRNSVAMISGYETSEELTRLGHDIFDYYGLGCRNVSSMLVPRDYDFVPFFEAIEEYHPIGDHHKYHNNYDYNKAIYLVNRDKHLDNGFLLIKEDERLASPLAVTFYQYYDTLDSAIETLNNRSEDIQCVVSQMKLDIKSQVVPFGQSQYPQLWDYADGIDTMQFLSNL; encoded by the coding sequence ATGACTTTGATCGACAAAAATTACATAATAAACGTATTTACTACTCTTGGCCAGCGCTTATTATCGCCCGATGAAACACTTTCGGCCGTAATAAACAACGAACACTACCATAATGCATGGTTTACACAAACCAGTGTAATGCAAGCTGTTAAAGCCGCCGGGGCAATGCTAAATGACCTTGACATTGAACTTTGGCTCAATAAATATCAACACCTGCCACACAGCCCAAAACGTATCGGTTTAATATTAGCAGGTAATATCCCGATGGTAGGCTTCCATGATATTATTTGCGTGCTGGCTACCGGTAATATTGCACTGATCAAGCTTTCTTCTCAGGATTCGCGCCTCATTCGCCATGTTTTACAAATGTTGGTAGAGATTGCACCCGAACTTTCAGAACAAATCATTTTCACCGAGCGACTGACAGATTTCGACGCTGTTATAGCCACAGGCAGCAATAATACATCGCGATACTTCGATTATTATTTCGGTAAAGTGCCTAACATTATCCGCAAGAACAGAAATAGTGTTGCCATGATCAGCGGTTATGAAACATCGGAAGAACTGACCCGCCTCGGTCATGATATTTTTGATTACTATGGCTTAGGGTGCCGTAATGTATCGAGCATGCTGGTACCGCGCGATTATGATTTTGTGCCGTTTTTTGAAGCCATTGAAGAATATCACCCAATAGGCGATCATCATAAATACCACAACAATTACGATTACAACAAGGCCATATATTTGGTAAACCGTGATAAGCATTTAGACAATGGCTTTTTATTGATTAAAGAAGACGAGCGTTTGGCCTCTCCCCTAGCCGTAACGTTTTACCAGTATTATGATACCCTTGATTCGGCCATTGAAACCTTGAATAACCGTAGCGAAGACATTCAATGCGTGGTAAGCCAGATGAAGTTGGATATTAAGAGCCAGGTAGTGCCATTTGGCCAAAGCCAGTACCCGCAATTGTGGGATTATGCTGATGGGATTGATACGATGCAATTCTTGTCAAATCTGTAA
- a CDS encoding fructose-6-phosphate aldolase → MYIIKVKGVAKIPDYVQLRDEKFTLLAYFRVDRPEKSLDKVGLGDKADYIMDLVRELPFGQILKLEL, encoded by the coding sequence ATGTACATTATAAAAGTAAAAGGCGTTGCCAAAATACCAGACTATGTACAGCTGCGCGACGAAAAGTTTACGCTGCTGGCTTATTTCCGTGTAGACAGGCCTGAGAAATCGCTCGATAAGGTAGGTTTGGGCGATAAAGCCGACTACATTATGGATTTGGTGAGAGAACTGCCTTTTGGACAAATTTTAAAACTCGAACTCTAA
- a CDS encoding cell division ATP-binding protein FtsE, with the protein MIGNSIIKLQNVDIFQQKHLVLSNVNLHVDKGDFVWLIGQTGSGKSSLLKIIYGDLNISSGEGTACGYQLKNLASKDVPFLRRKLGIVFQDFQLLTDRTVEQNLHFVMKATGWTDKKLIADKTMDVLEKVGLRSKVRKMPHELSGGEQQRVVIARALLNDPEIILADEPTGNLDPDTSEEIVMLLKQISQSGTAVLIATHDYHIIRAFPSRIIKCENGKVLEDAQIA; encoded by the coding sequence ATGATTGGAAACTCCATTATAAAACTTCAAAACGTCGACATATTTCAGCAAAAGCACCTGGTACTGTCGAATGTAAATCTGCATGTTGATAAAGGTGATTTTGTATGGCTTATTGGCCAAACAGGTTCGGGTAAAAGCAGCTTGCTGAAGATCATCTACGGTGATTTAAATATTTCATCGGGCGAAGGTACTGCCTGCGGTTACCAGCTTAAAAACCTGGCGTCTAAAGATGTTCCTTTCCTGCGCCGTAAACTGGGAATCGTGTTCCAGGATTTTCAATTACTAACAGATCGTACCGTTGAACAAAACCTGCATTTTGTAATGAAAGCCACCGGTTGGACCGACAAAAAGCTGATTGCCGACAAAACGATGGACGTGCTGGAGAAAGTAGGCCTGCGCTCTAAGGTGAGAAAAATGCCTCACGAACTTTCGGGCGGCGAGCAGCAACGTGTGGTTATTGCGCGTGCACTGTTAAACGATCCGGAAATTATCCTGGCCGATGAGCCTACCGGTAACTTAGATCCGGATACTTCAGAAGAAATTGTAATGCTGCTGAAACAGATCAGCCAATCGGGCACGGCCGTGTTAATTGCCACGCACGATTACCATATTATCCGAGCCTTTCCATCACGCATCATTAAATGCGAAAATGGCAAGGTATTGGAAGATGCGCAAATAGCGTAA
- a CDS encoding nucleotide exchange factor GrpE: protein MNFKNMLRKQKTAKASQNKNNVTTENTEQNENPLADELNIDPNAPVIEDAQDATPGLSAEEKLKADLVSANDKYLRLYAEFDNFRRRTTKERAEERLAAGKDTIVAMLPVLDDFERALKAMETATDVIPVKEGVALVQNKLKSILGAKGLKEMETKGTEFDADIHEGITTIPAPTDALKGKVIDELEKGYYLNDKVIRFAKVVIGA from the coding sequence ATGAATTTTAAGAACATGCTGAGGAAGCAAAAAACTGCCAAGGCATCTCAAAATAAGAATAACGTGACTACAGAAAACACCGAACAAAACGAAAATCCACTTGCAGACGAGTTAAACATTGACCCCAATGCACCAGTGATTGAAGACGCCCAGGATGCAACTCCGGGTTTATCAGCAGAAGAAAAATTAAAAGCCGACCTGGTAAGCGCTAACGATAAGTACCTGCGCCTGTATGCCGAGTTCGACAACTTCCGTCGCCGTACTACTAAAGAACGCGCTGAAGAAAGACTGGCTGCCGGTAAAGATACCATTGTTGCAATGTTACCTGTGCTTGATGATTTTGAACGTGCCCTTAAAGCCATGGAAACCGCTACTGATGTAATACCTGTTAAAGAAGGTGTTGCACTGGTACAAAACAAATTAAAAAGCATACTTGGTGCTAAAGGCCTTAAAGAAATGGAAACCAAAGGTACCGAATTTGATGCCGATATCCACGAAGGTATTACCACCATCCCCGCACCAACCGATGCCCTAAAAGGCAAGGTAATTGACGAATTAGAAAAAGGTTACTACCTGAATGATAAGGTAATCCGTTTTGCTAAAGTGGTGATAGGAGCATAA
- the dnaJ gene encoding molecular chaperone DnaJ, translated as MAKRDYYDILGVSKGAPADEVKKAYRKMAIKYHPDKNPGDKEAEESFKEAAEAYEVLSNPEKRQRYDQFGHSANAGSASGGYGGGGMDMNDIFSQFGDIFGGGSPFEGFFGGGGGRQGNGGGRRVARGSNLRIKVKLTLEEIANGAEKKIKVNKQVICKTCEGTGAKDKSAFQTCSTCGGSGAVRRVTNTILGQMQTTSTCPTCNGEGSVITSKCNVCHGDGVVRGEETISINIPAGVSEGMQLSMSGKGNAAPRGGVPGDLIILIEEIPHETLKRDGNNIIYDLHINFVDAALGSSVEVPTIDGKAKIKIDPGTQGGKILRLKGKGVPEVNSYHRGDQLVHINIWTPKALSREERETLEKLQGSPNFKPNPGKNEKSFFERMKEYFE; from the coding sequence ATGGCAAAAAGAGATTATTACGATATACTGGGTGTTAGCAAAGGTGCGCCTGCTGATGAGGTAAAAAAGGCTTACCGCAAAATGGCCATTAAATACCACCCGGATAAAAACCCGGGCGATAAGGAAGCGGAAGAAAGCTTTAAAGAAGCGGCCGAAGCTTACGAAGTACTAAGCAACCCCGAAAAACGCCAGCGTTACGACCAGTTTGGCCACTCTGCAAATGCAGGTTCGGCATCTGGCGGTTATGGTGGCGGCGGCATGGATATGAACGACATATTCAGCCAGTTTGGCGATATTTTTGGCGGCGGCAGCCCGTTCGAAGGTTTCTTCGGTGGCGGCGGTGGCCGTCAGGGCAATGGCGGTGGCCGTCGTGTAGCACGTGGCAGCAACCTGCGCATTAAAGTAAAGCTAACACTTGAAGAAATTGCCAACGGTGCCGAAAAGAAAATTAAGGTAAACAAACAAGTGATCTGTAAAACCTGCGAAGGTACAGGCGCTAAAGATAAATCGGCATTTCAAACCTGCTCTACCTGTGGTGGTTCGGGTGCTGTTCGCCGGGTAACCAATACTATTCTTGGCCAGATGCAAACTACCAGCACTTGCCCTACCTGTAATGGCGAAGGTTCTGTAATTACTTCAAAATGTAACGTATGCCATGGTGATGGCGTTGTGCGTGGCGAAGAAACCATCAGCATTAACATCCCTGCCGGTGTAAGCGAAGGCATGCAGTTAAGCATGAGCGGTAAAGGTAATGCAGCCCCTCGTGGTGGCGTACCGGGCGATCTGATTATTTTGATCGAAGAGATACCTCACGAGACTTTGAAACGCGATGGTAACAACATCATCTACGATCTGCACATTAACTTTGTTGATGCTGCACTAGGATCGAGCGTTGAAGTGCCAACCATCGATGGTAAAGCCAAGATCAAAATTGATCCGGGAACACAAGGTGGTAAAATATTAAGACTGAAAGGCAAAGGTGTGCCGGAGGTAAACTCATACCATCGCGGCGATCAGTTAGTCCACATTAACATCTGGACCCCTAAAGCCCTAAGCCGCGAAGAACGCGAAACTTTAGAAAAATTGCAGGGTTCACCAAACTTCAAACCTAATCCGGGCAAAAACGAAAAAAGCTTTTTCGAACGGATGAAGGAATATTTTGAGTAA
- a CDS encoding ABC transporter ATP-binding protein — MLSIRNIVKQYAGHTALSDVSLEVEQGKIFGLLGPNGAGKTSLIRIINQITAPDSGEVYFDGVKLNQSHIERIGYLPEERGLYKKMEIGEQLVYLARLKGLSREEARKRIKYWFEKLQIESWWNKKVEELSKGMQQKAQFVATVLHEPDLLILDEPFSGFDPVNAETIKDEILELNKKGATIVFSTHRMESVEELCHSIALIHKSHKILDGKVRDIRNSYRNNTYLIEYSGNKIEAAGSEPFDLLHESATEDTHTIRVQLKPGSNSNDVLQYLIPKVHIMNLQEVIPSMNEVFIEKVSQIG, encoded by the coding sequence ATGCTTAGTATTCGCAACATTGTGAAACAATATGCCGGTCATACGGCGCTGAGCGATGTAAGTTTAGAAGTTGAACAAGGCAAAATATTTGGTCTGCTTGGGCCTAATGGTGCCGGTAAAACTTCGCTTATCCGCATTATAAACCAGATTACCGCACCCGATTCGGGCGAAGTATACTTTGATGGCGTAAAGCTTAACCAATCGCACATTGAGCGTATTGGCTATTTACCTGAAGAGCGTGGTTTGTACAAGAAAATGGAGATCGGCGAACAACTGGTTTACCTGGCCCGCCTGAAAGGCCTAAGCCGCGAAGAGGCTCGCAAACGCATTAAATATTGGTTCGAAAAATTACAGATAGAAAGCTGGTGGAATAAAAAGGTTGAAGAACTCTCGAAAGGTATGCAACAGAAAGCCCAGTTTGTGGCCACCGTATTGCACGAACCTGATTTGCTGATACTGGACGAACCGTTCAGTGGATTTGACCCTGTTAATGCGGAGACCATCAAAGATGAAATCCTGGAGTTGAATAAGAAAGGCGCAACTATCGTATTCTCAACCCACCGTATGGAATCTGTCGAGGAGCTTTGCCATTCTATCGCACTCATTCATAAATCGCATAAAATACTGGATGGCAAGGTTCGTGATATCCGTAACTCGTATCGTAACAATACCTATTTAATCGAATACAGTGGTAATAAAATAGAGGCAGCAGGCAGCGAACCGTTTGATCTGTTACACGAATCTGCAACAGAGGACACGCACACCATCCGCGTGCAGTTAAAGCCTGGAAGCAACTCTAATGATGTACTGCAATACCTGATTCCCAAGGTGCACATCATGAACCTGCAAGAAGTTATCCCAAGTATGAACGAAGTGTTTATTGAAAAAGTTAGTCAAATAGGTTAA
- a CDS encoding ABC transporter permease, which translates to MNKVLLIISREYLARVKKKSFVVMTFLVPGLILAMYAIIYLIATNSDELNKERTVNVMDQTGIFAGKFTNHKNIRFATTKLPLAEAKADLKKHEDDFLLVIKSDYSKSDGIQIYSEKKPNFTIASDIENQMDDIANGSNMVKAGIDTAALHGIKSNLSINAKQITDKGEEDSSIGAAYGVGIAGAILIYISLFIYGAQVMRGVIEEKTNRIIEVIVSSVKPFQLMLGKIIGVGAVGLTQFTLWIVLSTAVTVIAGNVFVKDKITPAQKEVMAKGHPQQQVQTVPSGTTPPQSPAIAFYNSLKTVNFSYILGCFIFYFLTGYLLYSALFAAVGSAVDSETETQQFMFPITLPLLFTYILSFSFLINNPDSTLAFWLSIIPFTAPVAMMVRVPFGVPDWQLALSGAMMIIGFLFTTWVAARIYRVGILMYGKKTSYKEIAKWFFYKE; encoded by the coding sequence ATGAATAAAGTTTTACTCATTATATCACGCGAGTACCTGGCCCGCGTAAAAAAGAAATCATTTGTGGTGATGACCTTTTTGGTTCCTGGCTTAATACTGGCCATGTACGCCATTATATATCTCATAGCCACCAATAGCGACGAGCTAAATAAAGAACGTACCGTTAACGTAATGGACCAGACCGGCATTTTTGCAGGTAAGTTCACCAATCACAAAAACATCAGATTCGCTACAACCAAGCTGCCCTTGGCAGAAGCAAAAGCCGATTTAAAAAAGCATGAAGATGATTTTCTATTGGTGATCAAATCCGATTATAGCAAGTCAGATGGCATCCAGATCTACTCGGAAAAGAAACCCAATTTTACCATTGCCAGCGACATAGAAAACCAGATGGACGATATTGCCAACGGCAGCAACATGGTAAAAGCCGGTATTGATACAGCTGCACTGCATGGCATTAAAAGTAACCTGTCTATCAACGCAAAACAAATTACAGATAAGGGAGAAGAAGACTCGAGCATTGGTGCTGCTTATGGAGTAGGTATTGCGGGCGCAATACTCATCTACATTTCCCTGTTTATTTACGGTGCACAGGTAATGCGTGGCGTTATCGAAGAAAAAACGAATCGTATTATCGAGGTTATCGTATCGTCGGTAAAGCCATTTCAGTTAATGCTGGGCAAAATTATTGGTGTAGGCGCTGTTGGCTTAACGCAGTTTACATTGTGGATCGTGTTATCAACCGCAGTCACCGTTATTGCGGGGAATGTATTTGTGAAGGATAAAATAACACCCGCGCAGAAAGAAGTGATGGCCAAAGGTCATCCACAACAACAAGTACAAACTGTGCCATCTGGAACTACCCCACCGCAAAGCCCGGCTATTGCTTTTTACAACAGCCTTAAAACAGTAAATTTTAGCTACATACTGGGCTGCTTTATATTTTACTTCTTAACGGGATACCTGCTCTACAGCGCGCTTTTTGCGGCCGTCGGTTCGGCGGTGGATAGTGAGACGGAGACGCAGCAGTTTATGTTCCCTATAACGCTGCCCCTGCTATTTACTTATATACTGTCATTCTCATTTTTGATTAATAACCCGGATAGTACACTGGCATTCTGGTTGTCTATAATACCTTTTACCGCTCCTGTGGCTATGATGGTGCGCGTACCTTTTGGCGTACCCGATTGGCAACTGGCATTATCTGGTGCAATGATGATCATCGGATTTTTGTTTACTACCTGGGTAGCAGCACGTATCTATCGTGTAGGGATCCTGATGTATGGTAAGAAAACCAGCTATAAGGAAATTGCCAAGTGGTTCTTTTATAAAGAGTAA
- a CDS encoding exopolyphosphatase yields the protein MRKRVAVMDLGTNTFHLLIVEGLANDLKELRHDHVAVKLGEGGINKGLIQPAAFERGLNTMKSFQQYIEYYGVKEVKAIATSAMRSAANGKDFMDQVKAETGIQIETINGDSEASYIFYGVKASDILGDATSLILDIGGGSIEFIIANHTKIFWKQSFEIGAARLMDKFHQIDPIPVDCIKELHQYIDTILLDFYAAAQRFKIENLIGSSGAFETFAEIAERTKGNDFDLKKLKSYQFDSEDLISLTDSLIRSSHEQRLNNPCIIPVRIDMIVVASIVTRYLMQKLNINKICMSAYSLKEGVLAEMLG from the coding sequence ATGCGAAAACGAGTAGCCGTAATGGATCTCGGCACAAATACTTTTCATCTACTTATTGTTGAAGGCCTGGCCAACGACTTGAAAGAGTTACGCCACGACCATGTTGCGGTTAAACTGGGCGAAGGCGGCATTAACAAAGGCCTTATTCAACCAGCAGCTTTTGAGCGTGGTTTAAACACCATGAAAAGCTTTCAACAGTACATCGAATATTATGGTGTTAAGGAAGTTAAAGCGATTGCCACCTCGGCCATGCGAAGCGCAGCTAATGGTAAGGATTTTATGGATCAGGTGAAGGCCGAAACAGGTATCCAGATCGAAACTATTAATGGCGATAGCGAAGCCAGTTATATTTTCTATGGCGTTAAAGCATCCGATATTTTGGGTGATGCCACCAGTTTAATCCTTGACATTGGTGGTGGAAGCATCGAGTTTATCATCGCCAACCACACAAAAATCTTCTGGAAACAAAGTTTCGAAATTGGTGCGGCACGTTTAATGGATAAATTTCATCAAATTGACCCCATACCAGTTGATTGTATTAAAGAACTACACCAGTACATCGACACTATCCTTCTTGATTTTTACGCCGCTGCTCAGCGGTTTAAAATCGAAAACTTAATAGGTTCATCTGGTGCATTTGAAACTTTTGCCGAAATAGCCGAACGAACGAAAGGCAACGATTTCGACCTCAAAAAACTCAAAAGCTATCAGTTTGATTCTGAAGACCTGATTAGCCTTACTGATAGCCTTATCCGTTCTTCGCACGAGCAAAGGCTCAATAATCCATGTATTATTCCTGTACGTATTGATATGATCGTGGTGGCATCTATTGTTACCCGTTACCTCATGCAGAAACTGAATATTAATAAAATATGCATGTCTGCCTATTCCTTAAAAGAAGGTGTACTGGCTGAAATGCTCGGGTAG